Proteins encoded by one window of Halorubrum ruber:
- a CDS encoding valine--tRNA ligase, with amino-acid sequence MPSGEYDPDAVEPRWQRRWVDEETYAYSADDPVDPNTVFSIDTPPPTVSGSLHMGHLYGFTLQDFVARFERMNGGETFFPFGYDDNGIASERLTEDELDIRHQEFERREFQRKCREVCADYEQQFTENVQSLGVSVDWDHTYQTIEPRVQRVSQLSFVDLYDQGREYREKAPAIWCPECETAISQVETEDDEQASHFNDIAFSVAGSGGDGEGDDPEEFVISTTRPELLPACVAVFVHPEDDENQGLVGESAEVPLFGHEVPIIADERVDRETGSGIVMCCTFGDQNDIEWYQVHDLDLRVAIDESGHMTDVAEGYEGLHADEAGEAIVEDLDEAGALLDRRDITHTVNVHERCGTSVEFLVTEQWYIEMLDKTDEYLEVGREMEWSPEKMFTRYEHWVEGLQWDWLISRQRSSGIPFPVWYCEDCGEEIIAEKADLPVDPLSDDPPVDACPECGHDGFEPEDDVLDTWATSSLTPLINAGWDWDEEAEEFTMEHPELYQFDLRPQGHDIISFWLFHTLVKCYEHTGEVPFEETMINGHVLDENREKMSKSVGNVVEPEAVLEEFPVDATRYWAAGTAVGDDFPFKEKDLRAGEKLIRKLWNASKLVESLAPEPFPAEPDGGLRELDRWLLAELDAEVERLTELLDDRAFSKARDELRSFFWNTFCDDYLEIAKQREDDAAAYTLRTAHRRFLKLFAPLLAHVTEELWHDMYADAVADATGSSDAATADTEATALADGAADSIHLTDWPEPLGIEADRDAGTAATAVVGALRKYKSENQLPLTATLDAVEVYADVRGFEDDITGVMHVDDLAVHPDGDAPVETVITGIDLDYATVGPKYGDQVGDIEAALAREEYEIDGDELHVAGVTLVDDEFAVEEERQYQGEGELLQADDVVVIVRNDA; translated from the coding sequence ATGCCCAGTGGTGAGTACGACCCCGACGCCGTCGAGCCGCGCTGGCAGCGGCGCTGGGTCGACGAGGAGACGTACGCCTACTCCGCCGACGACCCGGTCGATCCGAACACCGTCTTCTCCATCGACACGCCCCCGCCGACGGTATCGGGGAGCCTCCACATGGGCCACCTGTACGGGTTCACCCTCCAGGACTTCGTCGCGCGCTTCGAGCGCATGAACGGCGGGGAGACGTTCTTCCCGTTCGGCTACGACGACAACGGGATCGCCTCCGAACGCCTGACGGAGGACGAGCTCGACATCCGCCATCAGGAGTTCGAGCGCCGCGAGTTCCAACGGAAGTGCCGAGAGGTCTGTGCCGACTACGAGCAGCAGTTCACCGAGAACGTCCAGTCGCTCGGGGTGTCGGTCGACTGGGACCACACCTACCAGACGATCGAGCCGCGCGTCCAGCGCGTCTCCCAGCTCTCTTTCGTCGACCTCTACGACCAGGGCCGCGAGTACCGCGAGAAGGCGCCCGCAATCTGGTGTCCCGAGTGCGAGACGGCCATCTCGCAGGTCGAGACCGAGGACGACGAGCAGGCCAGCCACTTCAACGACATCGCGTTCTCCGTCGCCGGAAGCGGCGGTGACGGCGAGGGCGACGACCCCGAGGAGTTCGTCATCTCGACGACGCGCCCCGAACTCCTCCCGGCCTGCGTCGCCGTCTTCGTCCATCCCGAGGACGACGAGAACCAGGGCCTCGTCGGGGAGTCCGCCGAGGTGCCGCTGTTCGGCCACGAGGTGCCGATCATCGCGGACGAGCGCGTCGACAGGGAGACGGGCTCCGGGATCGTGATGTGCTGTACGTTCGGCGACCAGAACGACATCGAGTGGTACCAGGTCCACGACCTGGACCTCCGTGTCGCCATCGACGAGTCCGGTCACATGACCGACGTTGCCGAGGGGTACGAGGGGCTCCACGCCGACGAGGCCGGCGAGGCCATCGTCGAGGACCTCGACGAGGCTGGCGCGCTGCTCGACCGCCGCGACATCACCCACACCGTCAACGTCCACGAGCGCTGCGGGACGAGCGTCGAGTTCCTCGTCACCGAGCAGTGGTACATCGAAATGCTCGACAAGACCGACGAGTACCTCGAGGTCGGTCGGGAGATGGAGTGGTCCCCCGAGAAGATGTTCACCCGGTACGAGCACTGGGTCGAGGGGCTCCAGTGGGACTGGCTCATCTCCCGGCAACGCTCCTCTGGAATTCCGTTCCCCGTGTGGTACTGCGAGGACTGCGGCGAGGAGATCATCGCCGAGAAGGCCGACCTCCCGGTCGACCCGCTCTCGGACGACCCGCCGGTCGACGCGTGCCCCGAGTGCGGGCACGACGGGTTCGAGCCCGAGGACGACGTGCTCGACACGTGGGCCACTTCGAGCCTCACCCCCCTGATCAACGCCGGCTGGGACTGGGACGAGGAGGCCGAGGAGTTTACCATGGAGCATCCGGAGCTGTACCAGTTCGACCTCCGGCCGCAGGGCCACGACATCATCAGCTTCTGGCTGTTCCACACGCTCGTCAAGTGCTACGAGCACACCGGCGAGGTCCCGTTCGAGGAGACGATGATCAACGGCCACGTCCTCGACGAGAACCGCGAGAAGATGTCGAAGTCGGTCGGCAACGTCGTCGAGCCGGAGGCGGTCTTAGAGGAGTTCCCGGTCGACGCCACGCGCTACTGGGCGGCCGGCACCGCCGTCGGAGACGACTTCCCGTTCAAGGAGAAGGACCTCCGCGCGGGCGAGAAGCTGATCCGGAAGCTGTGGAACGCCTCGAAGCTGGTCGAGTCGCTCGCGCCGGAGCCGTTCCCGGCCGAGCCCGACGGCGGGCTCCGCGAGCTCGACCGCTGGCTGCTCGCGGAGCTGGACGCCGAGGTCGAGCGGCTCACCGAGCTGCTCGACGACCGCGCGTTCTCGAAGGCCCGCGACGAGCTCCGGAGCTTCTTCTGGAACACGTTCTGCGACGACTACCTCGAGATCGCGAAACAGCGCGAGGACGACGCGGCCGCGTACACGCTCCGGACCGCGCACCGCCGGTTCCTGAAGCTGTTCGCGCCGCTGCTCGCACACGTCACCGAGGAGCTGTGGCACGACATGTACGCGGACGCCGTCGCGGACGCGACCGGCAGCAGTGACGCCGCGACCGCCGATACGGAGGCGACTGCCCTCGCCGACGGCGCGGCCGACTCGATCCACCTCACGGATTGGCCCGAGCCGCTGGGTATCGAGGCCGACCGCGACGCCGGGACCGCCGCGACGGCCGTCGTGGGCGCGCTCCGGAAGTACAAGAGCGAGAACCAGCTCCCCCTCACCGCGACGCTCGACGCGGTGGAGGTGTACGCCGACGTGCGCGGCTTCGAGGACGACATCACCGGCGTGATGCACGTCGACGACCTCGCGGTCCACCCCGACGGCGACGCGCCCGTCGAGACGGTGATCACGGGTATTGACCTCGATTACGCCACTGTCGGCCCGAAGTACGGCGACCAGGTCGGCGACATCGAGGCCGCGCTGGCGCGGGAGGAGTACGAGATCGACGGGGACGAGCTCCACGTCGCGGGCGTCACGCTCGTCGACGACGAGTTCGCGGTCGAGGAAGAGCGGCAGTACCAGGGCGAGGGCGAGCTGCTTCAGGCCGACGATGTCGTCGTCATCGTCCGCAACGACGCGTAG
- a CDS encoding ferredoxin — MYVEFDRDTCVGMYQCVAEWDAFEKDLNDGKADLKGSTEEEDDLFVVEVPDGEEFDAKFAARVCPVDAIEVYDDDGEQVV, encoded by the coding sequence ATGTACGTTGAGTTCGACCGCGACACCTGCGTCGGGATGTACCAGTGCGTCGCCGAGTGGGACGCCTTCGAAAAGGACCTGAACGACGGGAAGGCCGATTTAAAAGGGAGCACCGAGGAGGAAGACGATCTGTTCGTCGTCGAGGTGCCCGACGGCGAGGAGTTCGACGCGAAGTTCGCGGCGCGCGTCTGCCCGGTCGACGCCATCGAAGTGTACGACGACGACGGCGAACAGGTGGTGTAG
- the hemB gene encoding porphobilinogen synthase: MDLTDRPRRLRTDGVRPLVAETDLSASDLVAPVFIDATTDERVPIETMPGHERVPVDEAVDRVAEIRETGVEAVILFGVPESKDASGSRAYADDGVVQRAIRRISAETDVTLIGDVCLCEYTDHGHCGVIEETAESDPTLTVKNDETLDLLARTAVSQADAGADVVAPSAMTDGQVGAIREALDDAGHEEVAILSYAAKYESAFYGPFRDAADGAPEFGDRRHYQMDPANRREALREARLDAEQGADVLMVKPGLPYLDIVGDLRREFDRPIAAYNVSGEYAMLHAAAEKGWLDLEATALESLTALKRAGADLIITYFAEDVADHL, translated from the coding sequence ATGGACCTCACGGACCGGCCCCGCCGCCTCCGGACCGACGGCGTTCGCCCGCTCGTCGCCGAGACCGACCTCTCGGCGTCGGACCTGGTCGCGCCCGTCTTCATCGACGCCACGACCGACGAGCGCGTGCCGATCGAGACGATGCCCGGCCACGAGCGCGTCCCGGTCGACGAGGCGGTCGACCGCGTCGCCGAGATCCGCGAGACCGGCGTCGAGGCCGTCATCCTCTTCGGCGTCCCCGAGTCGAAGGACGCGTCCGGCAGCCGGGCGTACGCCGACGACGGCGTCGTCCAGCGCGCGATCCGGCGGATCTCCGCGGAGACCGACGTCACCCTGATCGGCGATGTCTGCCTCTGCGAGTACACCGACCACGGTCACTGCGGGGTCATCGAGGAGACCGCCGAGTCGGACCCGACGCTCACCGTGAAGAACGACGAGACGCTGGACCTGCTCGCGCGGACCGCCGTCTCGCAGGCGGACGCGGGCGCCGACGTGGTCGCCCCCTCGGCGATGACCGACGGGCAGGTGGGGGCGATCCGCGAGGCGCTCGACGACGCGGGTCACGAGGAGGTCGCCATCCTGAGCTACGCCGCGAAGTACGAGTCCGCCTTCTACGGCCCGTTCCGCGACGCGGCCGACGGCGCGCCCGAGTTCGGCGACCGCCGGCACTACCAGATGGACCCCGCGAACCGCCGCGAGGCGCTCCGCGAGGCGCGGCTCGACGCCGAACAGGGCGCCGACGTGCTGATGGTGAAGCCCGGGCTCCCGTACCTCGACATCGTCGGCGACCTCCGGCGGGAGTTCGACCGCCCCATCGCCGCGTACAACGTCTCCGGGGAGTACGCGATGCTCCACGCCGCCGCGGAGAAGGGGTGGCTCGACCTGGAGGCGACCGCGCTGGAGTCGCTCACCGCGCTCAAGCGCGCGGGCGCGGACCTCATCATCACGTACTTCGCCGAAGACGTTGCCGATCACTTATAA
- a CDS encoding DUF6757 family protein, producing MRCHYCDREATYEAEQGGVVVGLCESHFKQRVEELAESDELAELRDRIDIESSE from the coding sequence ATGCGGTGTCACTACTGCGACCGGGAGGCCACGTACGAGGCGGAGCAGGGCGGCGTGGTCGTCGGGCTCTGCGAGTCCCACTTCAAACAGCGCGTCGAGGAGCTCGCCGAGTCGGACGAGCTCGCGGAGCTCCGCGACCGGATCGACATCGAGTCCTCGGAGTAG
- a CDS encoding PHP domain-containing protein yields MSADPADSADSAESSDSAVTDDSPDSSDPVVADLHAHTTVSDGTLTLDEVPAAARDAGVDWVAVTDHDRIHPGLDAPVVERDGVRVVRGIELRVDAGFERLDLLGYGVEHTDALDAEIDRLQRDRRERGAAILDAIEERLGVDLDVEPRAGLGRPHIARAIDASDAPYDYAGAFDELIGNDGPCYVARDVTPLDEGLDLLADACALVGLAHPFRYEDVDEALDVARESAAIDAIERFYPYGRAVDDARIDRLAAENDLLRTGGTDAHERTLGVAGLTESAFDPVRERLPEPVSVGEFAAGDSPGAAPDEQD; encoded by the coding sequence ATGTCCGCTGACCCCGCCGACTCCGCCGATTCCGCCGAATCTTCTGATTCCGCTGTCACCGACGATTCCCCCGACTCCAGCGATCCCGTCGTCGCCGACCTCCACGCGCACACGACCGTCTCGGACGGGACCTTAACGCTCGACGAGGTGCCCGCGGCCGCCCGCGACGCGGGCGTCGACTGGGTCGCCGTCACCGACCACGACCGGATTCACCCCGGGCTCGACGCGCCGGTCGTCGAGCGCGACGGCGTCCGGGTCGTCCGCGGGATCGAACTGCGCGTCGACGCCGGCTTCGAACGCCTCGACCTCCTCGGGTACGGCGTCGAGCACACCGACGCGCTCGACGCGGAGATCGATCGGCTCCAGCGCGACCGCCGCGAGCGCGGCGCCGCCATCCTCGACGCGATCGAGGAGCGGCTCGGCGTCGACCTCGACGTCGAGCCCCGCGCCGGGCTCGGGCGCCCGCACATCGCGCGGGCGATCGACGCGTCGGACGCGCCCTACGACTACGCCGGGGCCTTCGACGAGCTGATCGGAAACGACGGCCCGTGTTACGTCGCGCGCGACGTGACGCCGCTCGACGAGGGGCTCGATCTGCTCGCGGACGCCTGCGCGCTCGTCGGGCTCGCGCACCCGTTCCGGTACGAGGATGTTGACGAGGCGCTCGACGTCGCCCGCGAGTCGGCCGCGATCGACGCGATCGAACGCTTCTACCCGTACGGCCGCGCCGTCGACGACGCGCGGATCGACCGTCTCGCCGCCGAGAACGACCTGCTCAGAACCGGCGGGACGGACGCGCACGAGCGGACGCTCGGCGTCGCGGGGCTGACGGAATCGGCGTTCGATCCGGTCCGCGAGCGGCTACCCGAGCCGGTTTCTGTCGGGGAGTTCGCGGCCGGGGACTCCCCCGGTGCGGCGCCCGACGAACAAGATTAA
- a CDS encoding DUF5789 family protein has protein sequence MRLNGVDDRLERHQYPTTSEEIIAAHGNATVELANGSERLGDVLERFGDQTFEDAEDVFTTLRAGVCHRGVGRRFYSDRDPTTDAEEGPSPVSF, from the coding sequence ATGCGCTTGAACGGCGTCGACGACCGACTCGAACGGCACCAGTACCCGACCACCTCTGAGGAGATCATCGCGGCTCACGGCAACGCGACCGTAGAGCTCGCGAACGGGTCCGAGCGGCTCGGCGACGTCTTAGAGCGGTTCGGCGACCAGACGTTTGAGGACGCGGAGGACGTGTTCACCACGCTCCGCGCCGGCGTCTGCCACCGCGGCGTCGGGCGCCGGTTCTACTCGGACCGCGACCCGACCACCGACGCGGAGGAGGGACCCTCGCCGGTCTCCTTCTGA
- a CDS encoding DUF5784 family protein, whose amino-acid sequence MAQPLRFRRSPGRWTADRVRSQIGRPLDENLGATAGDPWFAPPPGYEARRFDMDDGSFALFCWTDDDADPPAGADGGPVGYWLGNTETPSELWRTDKYGFDEAPYPVSRWAQRELLAGLHDDEPWLADYPHVSWYFLPVFCSKDGAATSRAFFRDHAAGFPDATREDGTGFVEETLRPGTLDEYREVMAGKLGTSASRDLVRMSAAIAEFTAARILTDAGYEVTPEIEVTTGHSLDFRATDPETGTGHLVEVTRPQPTAGRSANDPVAAVRDTAETKTSGQLAAHAGGVTLFVDCSSFPTDEWAAVREAEPAVRHKPAVVYRAEPDGSIEGYRKGSIPIDLSGVVDGVS is encoded by the coding sequence GTGGCACAACCGCTCCGCTTCAGGCGCTCGCCCGGCCGGTGGACCGCGGACCGGGTCCGGTCGCAGATCGGTCGCCCCCTCGACGAGAACCTCGGAGCGACGGCCGGCGATCCGTGGTTCGCGCCGCCGCCGGGCTACGAGGCGCGCCGGTTCGACATGGACGACGGCTCGTTCGCGCTGTTCTGCTGGACCGACGACGACGCGGACCCCCCGGCCGGCGCCGACGGCGGCCCGGTCGGGTACTGGCTGGGCAACACGGAGACGCCGAGCGAGCTCTGGCGGACGGACAAGTACGGGTTCGACGAGGCGCCGTACCCGGTCTCGCGGTGGGCGCAGCGGGAGCTGCTCGCCGGGCTTCACGACGACGAGCCGTGGCTGGCCGACTACCCGCACGTCTCGTGGTACTTCCTGCCCGTCTTCTGCTCGAAGGACGGCGCGGCGACGAGCCGGGCGTTCTTCCGCGACCACGCGGCCGGGTTCCCGGACGCGACGCGCGAGGACGGCACCGGGTTCGTCGAGGAGACGCTCCGGCCGGGAACGCTCGACGAGTACCGCGAGGTCATGGCCGGGAAGCTCGGGACCTCCGCCTCGCGGGACCTCGTCCGCATGAGCGCGGCCATCGCCGAGTTCACCGCGGCCCGGATCCTCACGGACGCGGGGTACGAGGTCACCCCGGAGATCGAGGTGACGACGGGTCACTCGCTCGACTTCCGCGCGACGGACCCGGAGACTGGCACCGGTCACCTCGTCGAGGTGACGCGCCCGCAGCCGACCGCCGGGCGCTCCGCGAACGACCCCGTGGCGGCGGTCCGCGACACCGCCGAGACGAAGACGAGCGGCCAGCTCGCGGCCCACGCCGGCGGCGTCACGCTGTTCGTCGACTGCTCGTCGTTCCCGACCGACGAGTGGGCCGCCGTGCGCGAGGCGGAACCCGCGGTCCGACACAAGCCCGCGGTCGTCTACCGCGCCGAGCCCGACGGCTCGATCGAGGGGTATCGGAAGGGGTCGATCCCGATCGACCTCTCCGGGGTCGTCGACGGCGTGTCGTAG
- a CDS encoding DUF5786 family protein produces the protein MGAYDEAEHERREKKTSEVDADFDAERPEYSGSLTYDSGDSTEALLDKFEELQGK, from the coding sequence ATGGGTGCCTATGACGAGGCCGAACACGAGCGTCGGGAGAAGAAGACCAGCGAAGTCGACGCCGACTTCGACGCGGAGCGCCCCGAGTACTCCGGATCGCTGACCTACGACTCGGGCGACTCCACGGAGGCACTCCTCGACAAGTTCGAAGAGCTTCAGGGCAAGTGA
- a CDS encoding DUF7530 family protein, protein MSREYGETWVYESLVGGIPGLGISRTLAVALQFAIFEVGVVALGWYYGVWNAVAAGTVAVVVAAVGSVEMHRLGAKNRLLGTPPEHKRLLFGSSIEIVLGVLAFIALVTYLFAWENTLLDRLFGSQPPIPVVYLTLLVLWDLTYRIGTSWWSAVVALWRAVHVDLSPEERATVRRLDAENIGFSAVQLALVPFLLTEPVLLGAVVGHVLAVALVCTAAILLT, encoded by the coding sequence GTGAGCCGCGAGTACGGCGAGACGTGGGTGTACGAGAGCCTCGTCGGCGGGATCCCCGGGTTAGGGATCTCGCGGACGCTGGCGGTCGCGCTCCAGTTCGCGATCTTCGAGGTCGGCGTGGTCGCGCTCGGCTGGTACTACGGGGTCTGGAACGCCGTGGCCGCCGGGACGGTCGCGGTCGTCGTCGCGGCGGTCGGCAGCGTCGAAATGCACCGGTTGGGCGCGAAGAACCGGCTGCTCGGGACCCCGCCGGAACACAAGCGGCTGCTGTTCGGGTCGAGCATCGAGATCGTGTTGGGCGTGTTAGCGTTCATCGCCCTCGTGACGTACCTGTTCGCGTGGGAGAACACCCTCCTCGACCGGCTCTTCGGTTCGCAGCCGCCGATCCCCGTCGTCTACCTCACGCTGCTCGTCCTCTGGGACCTCACCTACCGCATCGGCACCTCTTGGTGGAGCGCCGTCGTCGCGCTGTGGCGCGCGGTCCACGTCGACCTCTCGCCCGAGGAGCGGGCGACCGTCCGGCGGCTCGACGCCGAGAACATCGGCTTCTCCGCGGTCCAACTGGCGCTCGTGCCGTTCCTGCTCACGGAACCCGTGCTACTCGGCGCGGTGGTCGGTCACGTCCTCGCGGTCGCGCTCGTCTGTACGGCGGCGATCCTACTCACCTGA
- a CDS encoding NAD(P)H-binding protein: MRVLVTGATGFVGSRLVPTLRERGHDVVALVRDADGYDAPEGVSVVEGDLLEPETLPPAFELDGETVDAAYYLVHSMDGGPGYEERDRNCASNFAAAASDAGVDRIVYLGGLGEDREELSEHLRSRREVERILGDGEPALTTLRAAIIIGAGSASFEVIAGLARRLPVMVTPKWVDTLCQPIAIADVVAYLAGVLDVPETAGETFEIGGPEVLTYGEILRRTRRQLGGGLRIVRVPVLSPELSARWLRLVTDVNPYLARSLVEGLRNTVIVEDDRIRDLVPVERTPFELAVARALTDSPNAQRPWLTTLRGLRS; the protein is encoded by the coding sequence ATGCGAGTGCTCGTCACCGGCGCGACCGGGTTCGTCGGGAGCCGGCTCGTCCCGACGCTCCGCGAGCGCGGCCACGACGTTGTCGCGCTCGTCCGCGACGCCGACGGTTACGACGCGCCCGAGGGCGTCTCGGTCGTCGAGGGCGACCTCCTCGAACCGGAGACGCTCCCGCCCGCGTTCGAACTCGACGGCGAGACCGTCGACGCCGCGTACTACCTCGTCCACTCGATGGACGGCGGCCCGGGGTACGAGGAGCGCGACCGCAACTGCGCGTCCAACTTCGCCGCGGCCGCGTCCGACGCGGGGGTCGACCGGATCGTCTACCTCGGCGGGCTGGGGGAGGACCGCGAGGAGCTCTCCGAACACCTCCGCTCCCGCCGCGAGGTGGAGCGGATCCTGGGAGATGGGGAGCCGGCGCTCACGACGCTGCGGGCCGCGATCATCATCGGCGCCGGCAGCGCGAGCTTCGAGGTGATCGCCGGACTCGCGCGGCGGCTCCCGGTGATGGTCACGCCGAAGTGGGTCGACACGCTGTGCCAGCCGATCGCGATCGCGGACGTGGTCGCGTACCTCGCCGGCGTGCTCGACGTCCCCGAGACCGCGGGCGAGACCTTCGAGATCGGCGGGCCGGAGGTGTTGACCTACGGGGAGATCCTGCGGCGGACTAGGCGCCAGCTCGGGGGCGGGCTCCGGATCGTCAGGGTGCCGGTGCTGAGCCCGGAGCTGTCGGCCCGGTGGCTCCGGCTCGTCACTGACGTGAACCCCTACCTCGCCCGGTCGCTGGTCGAGGGGCTCCGGAACACCGTGATCGTCGAGGACGACCGCATCCGCGACCTCGTCCCGGTCGAGCGAACCCCGTTCGAGCTCGCGGTCGCGCGCGCTCTGACCGACTCGCCGAACGCGCAGCGCCCGTGGCTGACGACGCTCCGGGGGCTCCGGTCGTGA
- a CDS encoding MBL fold metallo-hydrolase, whose protein sequence is MRAGEFEPVRGVEDLYVHDTGMFDTDEYGAVYVYDAERPIVIDTGTGANREALFESVEEIGIGREELGWILPTHAHLDHAGGAGYLAERYPNAEVRVPEKGVRHLVDPGALVAGTKSAVEEQWEYYAEPKPVPDDRIEGVAEGDRIDLGDRELVVHDAPGHAPHHAVYHDPDADVVFAADAAGIYVPEIDAVTPTSPPPQFDFEQCLDDIRLIEELDPDTLCFGHFGPRDCDADLLGEAKRAYVEWVERVREKRAELDDDEAVVDHFEAASRDIDYWNPERARANTSLNARGVLTYLDRVDSEE, encoded by the coding sequence ATGCGCGCTGGCGAGTTCGAACCGGTCCGCGGCGTCGAGGACCTGTACGTCCACGACACCGGCATGTTCGACACCGACGAGTACGGCGCCGTCTACGTGTACGACGCCGAGCGACCGATCGTGATAGACACCGGAACGGGAGCGAACCGGGAGGCGCTCTTCGAGAGCGTCGAGGAGATCGGAATCGGCCGCGAGGAGCTCGGGTGGATCCTCCCGACCCACGCCCACCTCGACCACGCCGGCGGCGCCGGCTACCTCGCGGAGCGCTACCCGAACGCCGAGGTCCGCGTGCCTGAAAAAGGCGTCCGCCACCTCGTCGACCCCGGGGCGCTCGTCGCGGGCACCAAGTCGGCGGTCGAGGAGCAGTGGGAGTACTACGCGGAGCCGAAGCCGGTCCCCGACGACCGGATCGAGGGCGTCGCCGAGGGCGACCGGATCGACCTCGGGGACCGCGAGCTCGTCGTTCACGACGCGCCCGGACACGCGCCCCACCACGCGGTGTACCACGACCCCGACGCGGACGTCGTGTTCGCCGCCGACGCCGCCGGCATCTACGTCCCCGAGATCGACGCGGTGACCCCGACGTCGCCGCCGCCCCAGTTCGACTTCGAGCAGTGTCTTGACGACATCCGGCTGATCGAGGAACTCGACCCCGACACGCTCTGTTTCGGCCACTTCGGCCCGCGCGACTGCGACGCGGACCTGCTCGGCGAGGCGAAGCGCGCGTACGTCGAGTGGGTCGAGCGCGTCCGCGAGAAGCGCGCCGAGCTCGACGACGACGAGGCGGTCGTCGACCACTTCGAGGCGGCGAGCCGCGACATCGACTACTGGAACCCCGAGCGCGCCAGAGCGAACACGAGTCTGAATGCGCGTGGCGTGTTGACGTATCTCGATCGCGTCGACAGCGAGGAGTGA
- the pspAB gene encoding PspA-associated protein PspAB has product MGIFDTIRAVLGTSAETDATREADPEDLFGMSTAYMTMEADLRYDHCGEAALCFSGMDSTRFDEAVETVEAILEAGEIDTGTGFHRHEDDHGYQWFVLEDDDPEDLVTSVHFAADQFIEEGFGSRLLAAVFGFENDDGPVYWIYSFRRGAYYPFAPRGTSDRNQRVEFKLQSVLDGELGLEDDESYWYPLWPDAPGNHPWE; this is encoded by the coding sequence ATGGGCATCTTCGACACGATCCGGGCCGTGCTCGGGACGAGCGCCGAGACCGACGCGACCCGCGAGGCGGACCCCGAGGACCTCTTCGGGATGTCGACCGCGTACATGACGATGGAGGCGGACCTCCGCTACGACCACTGCGGCGAGGCCGCGCTCTGTTTCTCCGGCATGGACAGCACCCGCTTCGACGAGGCGGTCGAGACCGTCGAGGCCATCTTGGAGGCCGGCGAGATAGACACCGGCACCGGCTTCCACCGCCACGAGGACGACCACGGCTACCAGTGGTTCGTCCTGGAGGACGACGACCCCGAGGACCTGGTGACGAGCGTCCACTTCGCGGCCGACCAGTTCATCGAGGAGGGGTTCGGCTCGCGGCTGCTCGCGGCCGTGTTCGGCTTCGAGAACGACGACGGGCCGGTCTACTGGATCTACTCGTTCCGGCGCGGCGCCTACTACCCGTTCGCGCCGCGGGGGACGAGCGACCGGAACCAGCGGGTCGAGTTCAAGCTCCAGTCCGTCCTCGACGGGGAGCTCGGCTTGGAGGACGACGAGTCGTACTGGTACCCGCTGTGGCCCGACGCGCCCGGGAACCACCCGTGGGAGTGA
- a CDS encoding IMPACT family protein, translating to MTDAYLTVAERATARFEVQGSEFLGHVAPVDTVEAAESFVEEVREEYADATHNVPAYRVPAGEPSERAPGSEPMLREYSSDDGEPTGSAGKPALNVLQQREIRNVVAVVTRYYGGTNLGVGGLARAYSRAVKEGVDAAGVAEERPHRTLVVETEYDDSGTVRGVIESTGVKFDADYGERVRFDLRVPVAEVEELRERLNDATSGRVEIDR from the coding sequence GTGACCGACGCGTACCTGACGGTCGCCGAGCGCGCGACCGCGCGGTTCGAGGTCCAGGGCTCCGAGTTCCTCGGGCACGTCGCGCCCGTCGACACGGTCGAGGCGGCGGAGTCGTTCGTCGAGGAAGTCCGCGAGGAGTACGCCGACGCGACCCACAACGTGCCTGCGTACCGGGTCCCCGCGGGCGAGCCCTCCGAGCGCGCGCCGGGGTCGGAGCCGATGCTCAGGGAGTACTCGTCGGACGACGGCGAGCCCACCGGCTCCGCGGGGAAGCCCGCGCTGAACGTCCTCCAGCAGCGCGAGATCCGGAACGTCGTCGCGGTGGTGACGCGGTACTACGGCGGGACGAACCTCGGTGTCGGGGGGCTCGCGCGTGCCTACTCGCGCGCGGTGAAGGAGGGCGTCGACGCCGCGGGCGTGGCCGAGGAGCGGCCGCACCGCACCCTCGTCGTCGAGACGGAGTACGACGACTCGGGGACGGTCCGGGGAGTGATCGAGTCCACGGGCGTCAAGTTCGACGCCGACTACGGTGAGCGCGTGCGGTTCGACCTGAGAGTGCCGGTCGCCGAGGTCGAGGAACTCCGCGAGCGGCTCAACGACGCGACGAGCGGGCGGGTGGAGATCGACCGATAG